A window of the Equus przewalskii isolate Varuska chromosome 10, EquPr2, whole genome shotgun sequence genome harbors these coding sequences:
- the LOC103555241 gene encoding WAP four-disulfide core domain protein 3-like has protein sequence MKLGGLLLLVSLITLSLEVQGLQAEVRPVQDVGICVDRCRGDLDCGAGQRCLRRGCRRTCAPALGPVIGICVEECQRHRDCGVGRLCVSNGCGHVCQPARDQDGSRRGSCPRLPPGTIGTCVELCSGDESCPRGQKCCSHGCGRSCQTAVPDEEDFLIRLDD, from the exons ATGAAGTTGGGAGGGCTCCTCCTCCTTGTGAGCCTCATCACCCTCAGCTTAGAGGTACAGGGGCTTCAGGCTGAAGTGAGACCAGTTCAAGATGTGG GAATCTGTGTGGACCGGTGCCGAGGAGACCTGGACTGTGGGGCTGGACAGCGGTGTCTCAGGAGGGGATGTCGTCGAACCTGTGCTCCAGCCCTGGGACCAG TGATAGGTATCTGTGTGGAAGAATGCCAGAGACACCGGGACTGTGGCGTAGGACGTCTGTGTGTCAGCAACGGATGCGGCCATGTCTGCCAGCCAGCCAGAGACCAAG ATGGATCAAGACGTGGAAGTTGTCCAAGGCTGCCTCCAGGAACTATAGGAACTTGTGTTGAATTGTGTAGTGGAGATGAATCCTGTCCCAGGGGACAAAAATGCTGCAGCCATGGTTGTGGCCGCTCCTGCCAAACTGCTGTTCCAGAC GAGGAAGACTTCCTTATCCGTTTGGATGATTAA